The bacterium genome includes a window with the following:
- a CDS encoding DUF3368 domain-containing protein — MGTIGILSLTKKRGFPIDLRMKLDELKANDFRISKSLYEEIIKESEC, encoded by the coding sequence ATGGGTACAATAGGCATCCTCTCCCTTACCAAAAAGAGAGGCTTTCCCATAGATTTAAGGATGAAATTAGATGAGTTAAAAGCAAATGATTTTAGAATTAGTAAAAGTCTTTATGAGGAGATAATAAAAGAAAGTGAGTGCTAA